The following are from one region of the Advenella mimigardefordensis DPN7 genome:
- the metH gene encoding methionine synthase translates to MSYPALPYPVESYTSGARFVQELQKGRILVLDGAMGTMIQRYKLTEADFRGERFAEHHQDVKGNNELLSLVRPDIISEIHEQYLQAGADVIETNTFGATFVAQGDYDLPDLAYELNLESARLARKACDNYSTPERPRFVAGALGPQPKTASISPDVNDPGARNITFEQLQAAYEEQLSGLLDGGIDIVLIETIFDTLNAKAAIFAVETVFEQRGIRLPVMISGTVTDASGRILSGQTVEAFWNSVRHARPVTIGLNCALGAALMRPYIAELSKICDTWLCVYPNAGLPNPMSDTGFDETPDDTSSLLEEFASAGFVNMVGGCCGTTPDHIAAIAQKVQQLPARTVPEVPVKTRLSGLEALNIDDESLFVNVGERTNVTGSKMFLRLIREEKFDEALTVARQQVENGAQIIDINMDEAMLDSKANMRRFLNLIASEPDIARVPIMIDSSKWEVIEEGLKCVQGKPIVNSISMKEGVEPFLAHARLCRKYGAAVVVMAFDEEGQADTLQRRKDICGKAYHLLVDELDFPPEDIIFDPNVFAVATGIEEHNHYAVDFIEGTRWIHDNLPHARISGGVSNVSFSFRGNEAMREAIHTVFLYYAIQEGMTMGIVNAGMLGVYADLDPKTRDLVEDVILDRPEPVGKTDPADERTPTERLVEYADEVKGSGTKKEVDLSWREQEVEKRLSHALVHGITQFIVEDTEEVRQKIAARGGRPIEVIEGPLMDGMNVVGDLFGAGKMFLPQVVKSARVMKHAVAHLIPFIEEEKRQIEAAGGDVRAKGKVVIATVKGDVHDIGKNIVTVVLQCNNFEVVNMGVMVPCAQILAKAKEEKADIVGLSGLITPSLEEMAYVASEMQRDPYFRENKIPLLIGGATTSRVHTAVKIAPHYDGPVIYVPDASRSVGVATNLVSEQVDSYLAQVREEYELVRERHANRKATPIIPLEEARKGAPAIDWSNYTPPKPKFLGRREFRNFDLAQIVPFIDWTPFFQTWSLFGQYPKILQDEVVGEQARKLFDDAQAMLKKVVEQRWLSAGGVVAFYPANSVNHEDIEVYTDESREQVLFTWRNLRQQNAKREGVANKCLADYIAPKETGVKDYIGLFAVTGGIGIEKHEQRFEAEMDDYSSILLKALADRFAEGFAECMHARVRRDLWGYVGDENLDNQALIDEKYQGIRPAPGYPACPEHRVKVDMFKVLQTEDIGMQLTDGMAMYPASSVSGFYLSHPDSSYFNVGTIGQDQLQDYIARSGLPEEEVRRSLMSVLG, encoded by the coding sequence GTGTCTTATCCTGCCCTGCCTTATCCCGTCGAATCCTATACCTCTGGTGCCCGTTTTGTGCAGGAACTGCAGAAGGGCCGAATCCTGGTGCTGGACGGGGCCATGGGTACCATGATCCAGCGCTATAAGCTGACCGAGGCCGATTTTCGCGGTGAGCGCTTTGCTGAGCATCATCAGGACGTCAAAGGCAATAACGAGCTGCTGTCGCTGGTGCGTCCCGATATCATCAGCGAGATCCATGAGCAGTATCTGCAGGCCGGGGCCGATGTGATCGAAACCAACACCTTTGGTGCCACCTTCGTGGCCCAGGGTGATTATGACCTGCCGGATCTGGCCTATGAATTGAATCTGGAATCTGCCCGTCTTGCGCGCAAGGCCTGTGATAACTACAGTACACCTGAGCGTCCAAGGTTTGTCGCTGGCGCGCTCGGCCCCCAGCCAAAGACCGCCTCCATCTCGCCCGACGTGAACGATCCGGGGGCGCGCAATATTACCTTCGAACAATTGCAGGCAGCGTATGAAGAGCAACTGAGCGGCCTGCTCGATGGTGGTATTGATATCGTGCTGATCGAGACGATTTTCGATACGCTGAACGCCAAGGCGGCGATTTTCGCGGTGGAAACGGTGTTCGAACAGCGCGGGATCCGACTGCCGGTGATGATCTCCGGTACAGTGACCGACGCATCGGGACGGATTCTGTCTGGCCAGACCGTAGAGGCCTTCTGGAATTCGGTGCGGCATGCGCGGCCAGTCACCATTGGCCTGAACTGCGCCCTGGGTGCGGCCCTGATGCGCCCGTACATCGCCGAGCTGTCCAAAATCTGTGATACCTGGCTGTGCGTCTACCCCAACGCCGGCTTGCCCAATCCCATGAGCGACACCGGTTTCGATGAAACGCCAGACGATACCTCCAGTCTGCTGGAAGAATTTGCGAGTGCCGGATTTGTGAATATGGTGGGCGGCTGTTGCGGCACGACGCCCGACCATATTGCCGCCATTGCGCAGAAAGTGCAGCAATTGCCGGCGCGCACCGTGCCCGAGGTGCCGGTCAAGACCCGCCTGTCTGGTCTGGAAGCCCTGAATATTGATGATGAGTCGCTGTTTGTGAACGTGGGTGAACGTACCAACGTGACCGGCAGCAAGATGTTCCTGCGCCTGATTCGCGAAGAAAAATTTGATGAGGCGCTGACAGTGGCGCGCCAGCAGGTCGAAAACGGCGCACAGATCATCGACATCAATATGGACGAGGCCATGCTGGATTCGAAAGCGAATATGCGCCGCTTTCTGAATCTGATCGCCTCCGAACCCGATATTGCCCGGGTACCGATCATGATCGACAGTTCCAAATGGGAAGTGATCGAAGAGGGCCTCAAGTGTGTGCAGGGCAAGCCCATCGTTAACTCCATTTCCATGAAGGAAGGCGTGGAGCCGTTTCTGGCGCACGCCCGCCTGTGCCGCAAGTACGGCGCGGCCGTGGTGGTGATGGCGTTCGATGAGGAAGGCCAGGCCGATACGCTGCAACGACGCAAGGACATTTGTGGCAAAGCCTATCATTTACTGGTAGATGAACTGGATTTTCCGCCGGAAGATATTATTTTCGACCCCAATGTGTTCGCCGTCGCGACCGGGATCGAGGAACACAATCACTACGCCGTGGACTTTATCGAAGGCACGCGCTGGATTCACGACAATCTGCCGCATGCGCGCATCTCCGGCGGGGTGTCCAATGTGAGCTTCTCGTTCCGTGGCAATGAAGCCATGCGTGAAGCGATTCATACCGTATTCCTGTATTACGCGATTCAGGAAGGCATGACCATGGGCATTGTGAATGCCGGTATGCTGGGTGTCTACGCCGATCTGGATCCGAAAACGCGGGATCTGGTTGAAGACGTGATACTGGATCGGCCCGAGCCTGTCGGCAAAACCGACCCGGCCGATGAGCGCACCCCAACCGAGCGCCTGGTGGAATATGCCGATGAGGTCAAAGGCAGCGGTACGAAAAAAGAAGTGGATCTGTCCTGGCGTGAACAGGAAGTGGAAAAGCGCCTGTCACATGCGCTGGTGCATGGTATTACCCAGTTCATTGTTGAGGATACCGAAGAAGTGCGGCAAAAAATTGCCGCTCGTGGCGGTCGTCCCATTGAGGTGATTGAAGGCCCGCTCATGGACGGCATGAACGTGGTGGGTGACCTGTTTGGCGCCGGCAAGATGTTCCTGCCGCAGGTGGTTAAGTCTGCACGGGTGATGAAGCATGCGGTGGCGCACCTGATTCCGTTTATTGAAGAAGAAAAACGCCAGATCGAAGCGGCTGGTGGCGATGTACGCGCCAAGGGTAAGGTCGTTATTGCAACTGTGAAAGGCGACGTGCACGATATCGGCAAAAATATCGTCACGGTGGTACTGCAATGTAATAACTTCGAAGTGGTCAATATGGGCGTGATGGTGCCGTGCGCGCAGATTCTTGCCAAGGCCAAAGAAGAGAAGGCCGATATCGTGGGTCTGTCCGGCCTGATCACGCCGAGCCTGGAAGAGATGGCTTACGTGGCTTCCGAGATGCAGCGTGATCCTTACTTCCGTGAAAACAAAATTCCATTACTGATTGGCGGAGCCACCACCAGCCGGGTACATACGGCTGTCAAGATTGCACCGCATTATGATGGCCCGGTCATCTATGTACCCGATGCCAGCCGCTCGGTGGGCGTGGCCACCAATCTGGTCTCCGAGCAGGTTGATAGCTATCTGGCGCAGGTGCGCGAGGAATATGAACTGGTGCGTGAACGTCACGCCAATCGCAAGGCAACACCCATCATCCCGCTGGAAGAGGCGCGCAAGGGCGCCCCGGCGATCGACTGGAGCAATTACACGCCTCCGAAGCCGAAGTTTTTGGGGCGTCGTGAATTCAGGAACTTCGATCTGGCGCAAATCGTGCCGTTTATCGACTGGACACCGTTCTTTCAGACCTGGAGCCTGTTTGGTCAGTATCCGAAGATTCTGCAGGATGAGGTGGTGGGAGAGCAGGCACGCAAGCTGTTCGACGACGCGCAGGCGATGCTCAAAAAAGTGGTGGAGCAGCGCTGGCTGAGCGCGGGCGGTGTCGTTGCGTTCTATCCGGCCAACAGTGTTAACCACGAAGATATCGAAGTGTATACCGATGAGTCACGGGAACAGGTGCTGTTTACCTGGCGTAATTTGCGGCAGCAAAATGCCAAGCGTGAAGGAGTGGCCAACAAATGTCTGGCCGACTACATCGCGCCTAAGGAAACTGGCGTGAAGGACTATATCGGTCTGTTTGCCGTAACCGGTGGGATTGGCATAGAGAAGCATGAGCAACGGTTCGAAGCCGAAATGGACGACTATTCGTCGATTCTGCTCAAAGCCCTGGCTGACCGTTTTGCCGAAGGGTTTGCCGAATGCATGCATGCCCGGGTCCGGCGGGATCTGTGGGGTTATGTCGGTGATGAAAATCTGGACAATCAGGCGCTGATCGACGAAAAATATCAGGGCATCCGTCCGGCGCCGGGCTACCCCGCCTGTCCCGAGCATCGTGTCAAAGTGGATATGTTCAAGGTCTTGCAGACCGAAGATATCGGCATGCAGTTGACCGATGGGATGGCCATGTACCCGGCATCCAGCGTGTCTGGCTTTTATCTGAGCCATCCGGACTCCAGCTATTTCAATGTGGGGACCATAGGTCAGGATCAATTGCAGGATTACATCGCCCGCAGTGGATTGCCTGAAGAAGAAGTGCGCCGTTCACTGATGAGCGTATTGGGGTAG